One genomic segment of Lusitaniella coriacea LEGE 07157 includes these proteins:
- a CDS encoding MFS transporter: MLQSNLIQWGSSIPSFFLAQVEEANIDTVEDAALMFSGPQFFTALIAGLVLAFAFQLLFTNLGIATGISLAGGSSSDSSSDSDGIGGTLQKIGLAVGIGTLISVAISLFVACLFAVKLSLFASPFSGAIVGLVIWGTYFSLMVWFSSTTVGSLVGSVVNTATSGFQALVGTAAAAIGGKAASQQVVATAEAAAAAVRREITSGIDPVSFRENVEDYLTALKPSELDLRSIRDEFEGLLNDPNLQEIADSDRVQDIDRGTFVSLISNQSNLSKREVNRIAEQLEGIWKDKVQKLRKQDPLAELGNYLRSATSEQLLGVELSDKVDTLIQEMRERRKSQNQGQGPIKQAIASSFNSLTGLVMGRTDLSDLDVEKVGNQLQKLKEHLGEQSQKVASQLTPDTPYSTVRADIENHLSSAYPWQLEPEVLDREFREMLYDPDADPGAVARELKQISRSNFIDWLQERETSAIFTQAKIRSLANRLDTIRLEVLAAAEAAYEREQSIALFADVETCLLNQSKAALTPENIQLRFKPILEDSDADDEQLRNRLSQFDRATFDRLLEQRGDLNEVERSAIANELEIARDRALQESQELADAAKVKVESQWLKVQSYLRDTNKAELNPNSIQRELKLMLDDPQAGASALKARMSRFDRDTLVQLFAQRQDMSEEEVNEIIDRVESGWTQVRYAPQKLAEQAQVQYDQATSAIADYLRGTNKAELNPDGIRRDLTRLLDDPKSGFQRIKNRVAAMDRDTLVQLLSQRDDLSEEQVNQTIDEVQSTLYQIAKAPRRLAKRTQKQVGDFKSAVADYLRSTDKEQLNPDAIQRDVQLLLDDPRAGMENLQERLSQMDRDTLVQLLSQRDDIAEEDVEQIIDQILAVRDRAMAQLQLIQRKVESALEQIFAKIRNYLNSLERPELNYDGIQHDLKMLFDDPEVGFDALRDRFSSVDRNTLVAVLSSRDDISSSDAERLVSQVERNRDRVLQRAERLQQRAIHQLEQTKLQAQRQLEETRKTAAAASWWLFLTALISAGTAALGGALGVVD, translated from the coding sequence GTGTTACAGAGTAACCTTATACAATGGGGATCGAGCATCCCCAGCTTCTTCCTAGCTCAGGTCGAAGAAGCGAATATCGACACCGTAGAAGATGCAGCCCTAATGTTTAGCGGTCCGCAATTCTTTACCGCTTTGATTGCAGGCTTAGTTTTAGCTTTTGCGTTTCAATTGTTATTTACGAACCTTGGCATTGCCACGGGGATTTCCCTCGCTGGCGGTTCGTCCTCCGATAGCAGTAGCGACTCCGACGGAATAGGAGGAACCCTACAAAAAATTGGTTTAGCCGTTGGCATAGGAACCTTAATCAGCGTTGCCATTTCTCTCTTTGTCGCTTGTTTGTTTGCGGTCAAACTGAGTTTATTTGCCTCGCCATTTTCCGGTGCGATTGTGGGTTTGGTCATTTGGGGAACCTACTTTTCCCTGATGGTTTGGTTCAGTTCGACTACCGTGGGTTCCCTGGTGGGTTCCGTGGTGAATACGGCAACATCGGGGTTTCAAGCCCTAGTGGGAACCGCAGCCGCAGCGATTGGCGGGAAAGCCGCGAGCCAGCAGGTGGTAGCGACAGCAGAAGCCGCAGCCGCAGCAGTTCGGCGAGAAATTACTTCTGGAATCGACCCGGTGAGCTTTCGGGAAAATGTTGAAGATTATTTAACGGCATTAAAACCTTCAGAACTGGATTTGCGCTCGATTCGCGACGAATTTGAAGGCTTACTCAACGATCCGAATTTACAAGAAATTGCTGATAGCGATCGCGTGCAAGACATTGACCGCGGAACCTTTGTGAGTCTAATTAGCAACCAAAGCAACCTCTCCAAACGTGAAGTCAACCGCATCGCCGAACAACTGGAAGGAATTTGGAAAGATAAAGTACAAAAGTTGCGAAAGCAAGATCCTTTGGCAGAATTAGGCAATTATCTACGCTCTGCAACATCAGAGCAGTTATTGGGTGTAGAGTTGAGCGACAAAGTTGACACGCTGATCCAAGAAATGCGCGAGCGTCGCAAATCCCAAAACCAAGGACAAGGACCCATTAAACAGGCAATCGCAAGCAGCTTCAACAGCCTGACGGGTTTGGTAATGGGACGCACTGATCTCTCGGATTTGGATGTGGAAAAAGTTGGCAATCAATTACAAAAGCTCAAAGAGCATCTTGGCGAGCAGAGTCAAAAGGTTGCGTCTCAACTCACCCCCGATACCCCCTATAGTACGGTACGTGCGGATATTGAAAATCATCTCTCCAGCGCTTACCCCTGGCAGTTAGAACCCGAAGTTTTAGATCGAGAGTTCCGAGAAATGCTGTACGATCCCGATGCAGATCCCGGTGCAGTGGCTCGCGAGTTGAAACAAATTAGCCGCTCTAATTTTATTGACTGGTTGCAAGAACGGGAAACCTCCGCCATCTTTACCCAAGCCAAAATCCGTAGCCTTGCCAATCGCCTCGATACAATTCGTTTGGAAGTTCTAGCCGCAGCAGAGGCGGCTTACGAACGGGAGCAGTCGATCGCGCTTTTTGCGGATGTTGAAACCTGTCTGCTCAACCAATCCAAAGCGGCACTCACTCCTGAAAATATTCAACTCCGGTTCAAACCGATTCTCGAAGATTCCGATGCGGATGACGAGCAGTTAAGAAATCGCCTGTCTCAGTTCGATCGCGCGACCTTTGATCGATTGTTGGAACAACGCGGCGATCTGAACGAGGTCGAGCGTTCGGCAATTGCCAACGAATTGGAAATTGCGCGCGATCGCGCGCTGCAAGAGTCCCAAGAATTAGCAGACGCAGCGAAGGTAAAAGTTGAGTCGCAGTGGCTCAAGGTTCAATCCTATCTACGGGATACGAACAAAGCCGAACTCAACCCCAACAGCATTCAGCGCGAGTTGAAACTAATGTTGGACGACCCTCAAGCCGGCGCGTCGGCACTGAAGGCGCGGATGTCTCGCTTCGACCGCGATACTTTGGTTCAACTCTTCGCTCAACGTCAGGATATGTCTGAAGAAGAGGTCAATGAGATTATCGATCGCGTTGAGAGCGGTTGGACTCAGGTTCGCTATGCGCCGCAAAAACTGGCAGAACAAGCTCAGGTGCAGTACGACCAAGCCACATCCGCGATCGCGGACTACTTGCGCGGGACGAATAAAGCCGAACTCAACCCCGACGGCATTCGGCGCGATTTAACCCGACTCCTCGACGATCCAAAATCCGGTTTCCAACGGATTAAAAACCGCGTTGCAGCAATGGATCGCGATACCTTAGTACAGTTACTCTCTCAACGAGATGACCTTAGCGAGGAGCAGGTCAATCAAACCATTGACGAAGTACAAAGCACGTTATACCAAATTGCGAAAGCTCCCCGTCGCCTTGCCAAGAGAACCCAAAAGCAAGTTGGGGACTTTAAGAGTGCGGTAGCGGATTATTTGCGCTCTACGGACAAAGAACAGCTCAATCCCGATGCAATTCAGCGAGACGTGCAACTGCTGCTCGACGATCCCCGCGCCGGAATGGAGAATTTGCAAGAACGCCTCTCTCAAATGGATCGAGACACTTTGGTGCAACTGCTCTCGCAACGGGATGATATTGCTGAGGAGGATGTAGAGCAGATTATCGATCAAATTTTGGCAGTTCGCGATCGCGCGATGGCTCAATTGCAACTCATTCAACGAAAAGTTGAATCGGCGCTGGAGCAGATCTTTGCCAAGATTCGCAACTATCTCAACAGTTTGGAACGTCCCGAACTTAACTATGACGGGATTCAGCACGATTTGAAGATGCTGTTTGACGATCCGGAGGTAGGATTTGATGCGCTGCGCGATCGCTTCTCAAGCGTTGACCGCAATACTTTAGTTGCCGTTCTCAGCTCCCGCGACGACATTTCTTCCTCCGATGCCGAACGCCTCGTCTCTCAAGTCGAGCGCAACCGCGATCGCGTCTTACAAAGGGCAGAACGCCTGCAACAGCGCGCGATCCATCAACTCGAACAAACCAAACTTCAGGCACAGCGCCAGCTTGAAGAAACACGCAAAACCGCCGCAGCCGCATCTTGGTGGCTCTTTTTGACCGCCCTAATCTCTGCGGGAACAGCCGCACTCGGCGGCGCACTCGGCGTTGTTGATTAA
- the secA gene encoding preprotein translocase subunit SecA — protein MFKKLLGDPNARKLKKYQPIVAEINLLEEEIKPLSDEQLRGKTAEFQQKLAKATSDREEKEILEDILPEAFAVVREAGRRVLGMRHFDVQLIGGAVLHDGQIAEMKTGEGKTLVSTLPAYLNALSGKGVHAVTVNDYLARRDAEWMGQVHRFLGLSVGLIQSGMSPPERQKNYACDITYATNSELGFDYLRDNMATAMPDVVQRPFNYCIIDEVDSVLVDEARTPLIISGQVERPTEKYLRAAEIARQLICQEEEGDGLDYEVDEKARNVLMTDEGFAKAETLLGVQDLYDPNDPWAHYIFNAIKAKELFTADVNYIVRNGEVVIVDEFTGRVLAGRRWSDGLHQAIEAKEGVDIQNETQTLATITYQNFFLLYPKLAGMTGTAKTEEAEFEKIYELQVTIIPTNLPSRRQDLSDMVYRNEQGKWKAVAEECAQMHKQGRPVLVGTTSVEKSEVLSGLLKQLNIPHNLLNARPENVERESEIVAQAGRKGALTIATNMAGRGTDIILGGNADYMARLKLREYLMPKIVAPEEKDSLVGVGAGRGKRDAQGFGDGTQKKKKTWKASPDIFPTELSKPVKEKLGAAVDFAEKTYGFQSLQELEAEDKIAVAAENAPTEDPVIQRLREVYQLLRDQYEEYTSKEHEEVIQRGGLHVIGTERHESRRIDNQLRGRAGRQGDPGSTRFFLSLEDNLLRIFGGDRVAGLMNAFRVEEDMPIESKMLTRSLEGAQKKVETFYYDTRKQVFEYDEVMNNQRRAIYAERRRVLEGLDLKEQVIGYGEQTMDDIVNVYINPELPPEEWELDKLVAKVKEFIYLLEDMEAEHLEDMTVSEIKTFLHEEVRKAYDLKEHQIEQIQPGLMRQAERFFILQQIDTLWREHLQGMDALRESIGLRGYGQKDPLIEYKQEGYEMFLEVMTDIRRNVVYSLFQFQPQVQPQAV, from the coding sequence ATGTTTAAAAAACTATTAGGCGATCCCAACGCTCGTAAACTCAAAAAATATCAGCCCATCGTTGCCGAGATTAATCTTCTCGAAGAAGAGATTAAACCGCTCTCAGACGAACAACTCCGGGGAAAAACAGCAGAATTTCAGCAAAAATTAGCAAAAGCAACCAGCGATCGCGAAGAAAAAGAAATCCTCGAAGACATCTTACCCGAAGCCTTTGCCGTAGTGCGAGAAGCCGGTCGTCGAGTTTTGGGAATGCGACACTTTGATGTCCAACTCATTGGGGGAGCCGTTCTCCACGACGGTCAAATCGCCGAAATGAAAACCGGAGAAGGAAAAACCCTCGTCTCCACCCTCCCCGCTTACCTCAATGCCTTATCCGGCAAAGGCGTTCACGCCGTCACCGTCAACGATTACCTCGCTCGTCGGGACGCAGAATGGATGGGTCAAGTCCACCGCTTCCTCGGACTCAGCGTTGGGTTAATTCAATCGGGAATGAGTCCCCCAGAACGCCAAAAAAACTACGCCTGCGACATCACCTACGCCACCAACAGCGAACTCGGCTTCGACTACCTGCGAGATAACATGGCAACTGCAATGCCAGATGTCGTACAGCGCCCCTTCAACTACTGCATCATCGATGAAGTAGACTCCGTTCTCGTCGATGAAGCGCGCACCCCCCTGATTATCTCAGGACAAGTCGAGCGTCCCACCGAAAAATACCTCAGAGCCGCAGAAATCGCCCGTCAACTCATTTGCCAAGAAGAAGAAGGAGACGGACTCGATTACGAAGTAGACGAAAAAGCGCGCAACGTCCTGATGACCGATGAAGGCTTTGCTAAAGCAGAAACATTACTCGGCGTACAAGACCTCTACGACCCCAACGATCCCTGGGCGCACTACATCTTTAACGCCATCAAAGCCAAAGAACTCTTTACCGCCGATGTCAACTACATCGTTCGCAACGGAGAAGTTGTGATTGTCGATGAATTCACCGGACGAGTCCTCGCCGGACGGCGTTGGAGCGACGGCTTGCACCAAGCCATCGAAGCGAAAGAAGGGGTTGACATTCAAAACGAAACCCAAACCCTCGCCACCATCACCTACCAAAACTTCTTCCTCCTCTATCCCAAACTCGCCGGGATGACGGGAACCGCAAAAACAGAAGAAGCAGAATTTGAAAAAATTTACGAGCTGCAAGTCACCATCATTCCCACAAACCTTCCCTCTCGGCGACAAGACTTATCCGACATGGTGTATCGCAACGAACAAGGGAAATGGAAAGCCGTTGCAGAAGAATGCGCCCAAATGCACAAGCAAGGTCGTCCAGTGCTAGTCGGAACCACCAGCGTTGAGAAATCAGAAGTACTTTCCGGACTCTTAAAGCAACTCAACATCCCCCACAACCTCCTCAATGCTCGACCAGAAAACGTAGAGCGAGAGTCCGAAATTGTTGCTCAAGCGGGACGCAAAGGCGCGCTCACCATTGCCACCAACATGGCGGGACGCGGAACCGACATTATATTGGGCGGAAACGCCGATTATATGGCTCGCTTAAAACTTCGGGAATACCTCATGCCTAAGATTGTTGCCCCAGAAGAGAAAGATTCTCTTGTTGGCGTGGGCGCAGGCAGAGGCAAGCGCGATGCTCAGGGATTTGGCGATGGCACTCAGAAAAAGAAAAAGACCTGGAAAGCCTCGCCAGATATTTTCCCCACAGAACTCTCGAAACCTGTCAAAGAAAAGCTCGGTGCTGCGGTTGATTTTGCCGAAAAAACCTACGGATTCCAGAGCCTGCAAGAGTTGGAAGCTGAGGATAAGATTGCAGTCGCCGCAGAAAATGCCCCAACGGAAGATCCCGTCATTCAGCGCTTGCGGGAAGTCTACCAACTCCTACGCGACCAGTACGAGGAGTACACCAGCAAGGAACACGAAGAGGTGATTCAACGGGGCGGACTTCATGTGATTGGGACAGAACGCCACGAATCGCGACGCATCGATAACCAATTGCGCGGGCGTGCAGGGCGACAAGGAGACCCCGGTTCTACTCGATTCTTCCTCAGTTTAGAAGATAACTTACTGCGGATTTTTGGCGGCGATCGCGTGGCAGGATTGATGAACGCCTTCCGCGTCGAAGAAGATATGCCTATCGAATCCAAAATGCTCACCCGTTCCCTCGAAGGCGCGCAGAAAAAGGTTGAAACCTTCTACTACGACACCCGGAAACAGGTGTTTGAGTACGACGAGGTGATGAACAATCAGCGCCGCGCCATCTACGCCGAACGCCGCCGGGTACTCGAAGGACTCGACCTCAAGGAGCAGGTCATCGGCTACGGGGAACAGACGATGGACGATATTGTTAACGTCTACATCAACCCGGAATTGCCCCCGGAAGAATGGGAATTGGATAAATTGGTCGCCAAGGTCAAAGAATTTATCTATTTGCTCGAAGACATGGAAGCAGAGCATTTGGAAGATATGACCGTTAGCGAAATCAAAACTTTCCTCCACGAGGAAGTTCGCAAGGCCTACGACCTTAAGGAGCATCAAATCGAACAAATTCAACCGGGATTAATGCGCCAAGCGGAACGCTTCTTCATCTTGCAGCAAATTGATACCCTCTGGCGCGAACACCTCCAAGGAATGGATGCTCTGCGCGAGTCGATTGGATTGCGCGGCTACGGTCAAAAAGACCCTTTAATCGAGTACAAACAGGAAGGATACGAAATGTTCCTTGAGGTGATGACCGACATTCGTCGCAATGTGGTTTACTCCCTCTTCCAGTTCCAGCCGCAGGTTCAACCGCAAGCGGTGTAA
- the dxr gene encoding 1-deoxy-D-xylulose-5-phosphate reductoisomerase: MKAISILGSTGSIGTQTLDIVNQYPDRFRVVGLATGRNATLLAEQIRQFRPQIAAIQDESKLPELKSAIAHLDNPPTLLTGQEGVVEVARYGDSESVVTGIVGCAGLLPTLAAIEAGKDIALANKETLIAGAPVVLPLVKKHGVKLLPADSEHSAIFQCLQGVPEKGLRRIILTASGGAFRDLPAEKLSEVKVADALKHPNWSMGKKITIDSATLMNKGLEVIEAHYLFGMDYDGIDIVIHPQSIIHSLIELQDTSVLAQLGWPDMRLPLLYALSYPERIYTDWETLDLVKAGNLTFKEPDRQKYPCMELAYAVGRAGGSMPAVLNAANEQAVALFLEEKITFLDIPRYIEYVCDRFQTQNTLTPSLEDILAADRWARQEVLAATEVVGKNTIFYVSV, translated from the coding sequence GTGAAAGCAATCTCTATCCTCGGTTCCACTGGCTCTATCGGCACGCAAACGTTAGATATTGTTAATCAGTATCCCGATCGATTTCGCGTTGTGGGGTTAGCGACAGGACGCAATGCAACGTTACTCGCCGAACAAATTCGTCAATTTCGCCCCCAAATTGCTGCGATTCAAGATGAAAGTAAATTACCAGAATTAAAGTCCGCGATCGCGCACCTTGATAATCCTCCCACACTCCTAACCGGACAAGAAGGAGTCGTTGAAGTCGCCCGCTACGGCGACTCGGAAAGCGTCGTCACCGGAATTGTTGGCTGTGCGGGTTTATTGCCCACTCTCGCCGCCATTGAAGCCGGGAAAGACATCGCCCTCGCCAACAAAGAAACCCTAATTGCAGGCGCTCCTGTGGTTCTTCCCCTTGTCAAAAAACACGGTGTTAAATTACTCCCCGCAGACTCAGAACACTCCGCCATTTTCCAATGTCTGCAAGGCGTTCCTGAAAAGGGTTTGCGGCGCATCATCCTCACCGCATCAGGGGGCGCATTCCGCGATTTACCCGCAGAAAAACTCTCAGAAGTCAAGGTTGCAGACGCTCTCAAGCATCCCAACTGGTCAATGGGCAAAAAAATCACAATTGACTCTGCAACCCTCATGAACAAGGGGCTAGAGGTCATTGAAGCCCATTACCTATTTGGCATGGATTACGACGGAATTGATATTGTTATCCATCCCCAAAGCATTATTCACTCTCTCATCGAGCTACAAGATACTTCGGTTTTAGCGCAGTTAGGTTGGCCCGATATGCGTTTGCCCCTACTCTACGCCCTCTCCTATCCCGAACGGATTTACACGGATTGGGAAACGCTCGATTTAGTCAAAGCGGGGAATTTAACCTTTAAAGAACCCGACCGTCAAAAATATCCCTGTATGGAATTAGCCTACGCGGTAGGACGTGCGGGAGGTTCAATGCCTGCGGTACTCAATGCAGCCAACGAACAGGCAGTTGCTTTATTTTTAGAAGAGAAGATTACCTTTTTAGATATTCCGCGCTACATCGAGTATGTCTGCGATCGTTTCCAAACCCAGAATACCCTAACACCAAGCCTTGAAGATATTCTCGCTGCGGATCGTTGGGCAAGACAAGAGGTTCTCGCCGCCACTGAAGTTGTTGGGAAAAATACCATCTTCTACGTCTCAGTTTAG
- a CDS encoding class I SAM-dependent methyltransferase, protein MNSSLDLSPYKQQVSAIFDRRTNYDKGNFHPKLAHRLVEYAQLREGQNVLDVATGTGLVAIEAAQIVGSPGKVVGVDISSGMLELAQQKINALRLKNIDLQLGDIETIQLPENYFDTILCCAALIYMENIPTALHQCYRFLKPSGTIVLNGFSQTAFVTTQVLIKVVEKYGIELLSPNEPTGTEQKSYELLKNAGFVEIEIKTEQFGEYISLSQAKRWTWEDILQFPLNSPLLQLSDSQLSQLKDDYFSELEARVRDGKIWNDITTFWICGRKKISRFSMSSSTNKLSYSAKL, encoded by the coding sequence ATGAACTCTAGCTTAGATCTTAGTCCCTACAAGCAACAAGTTTCTGCAATATTCGATCGTAGAACGAATTACGATAAGGGCAATTTTCACCCCAAATTGGCGCATCGGCTCGTTGAATACGCGCAACTTCGTGAGGGACAGAACGTTTTAGATGTTGCGACGGGAACGGGCTTAGTGGCAATTGAAGCCGCACAAATTGTGGGTTCCCCAGGAAAAGTTGTGGGTGTGGATATTTCTTCAGGAATGCTAGAACTCGCCCAACAAAAGATTAACGCACTCAGACTGAAAAATATAGACCTGCAATTGGGTGATATAGAAACGATTCAATTGCCTGAAAATTATTTCGATACTATTCTGTGTTGTGCTGCACTCATTTACATGGAAAATATTCCCACTGCTTTGCATCAATGTTATCGATTTCTTAAGCCTTCTGGAACGATCGTTTTAAATGGTTTTTCGCAAACTGCTTTTGTTACAACTCAAGTATTGATAAAAGTCGTGGAAAAGTATGGCATTGAATTATTAAGTCCCAACGAACCCACAGGAACCGAGCAAAAGTCCTATGAATTATTAAAAAATGCAGGTTTTGTAGAAATTGAAATAAAAACTGAACAGTTTGGAGAATATATCAGTTTGAGTCAAGCAAAACGCTGGACGTGGGAAGACATCCTACAATTCCCTTTGAATTCTCCACTCCTTCAGCTTTCTGATTCGCAATTATCGCAACTAAAAGATGACTACTTTTCCGAACTGGAAGCACGAGTACGAGATGGGAAAATCTGGAATGATATTACAACATTTTGGATCTGTGGACGAAAAAAGATATCGCGTTTCTCTATGAGTAGTTCAACGAATAAACTATCCTACTCGGCTAAGTTATAG
- a CDS encoding FIST signal transduction protein, producing the protein MSNQMQWVNAFSTRPSLEAAVTEVVEAAQQALQASADLAIVFISSAFASDYSRLMPLLREQLAGSTIIGCGGGGVVGSSSNLSATYEAEQEPALSLTLAHLPDVEVRTFRILEDELPDLDGPPDAWVELLGIAPEAQSHFILLADPFTSSISDLLQGLDFAYPNSAKVGGLASASMGNRGMSLFCNYSHYEEGIIGVALSGRIEMETIVAQGCRPIGNPYRVVQGERNIITELEETQGDMPSECSSPQPPLQALQTLIQSLSYEDRKLAQHSLFIGIARDEFKQELEQGDFLIRNLLGVDPRIGAIALGDRVRPGQRIQFHLRDAHTSAEDLELWLQKCQARLGDSAVGALMFSCLGRGENLYHKPNFESQLFQQYFKNTALNGFFCNGEIGPVGKTTFLHGYTSVFGIFRQPQDRN; encoded by the coding sequence ATGTCAAACCAAATGCAATGGGTTAATGCTTTTTCAACTCGTCCCTCCCTCGAAGCTGCCGTAACGGAGGTTGTTGAAGCAGCACAGCAGGCGTTACAGGCTTCTGCGGATCTAGCCATTGTCTTTATTTCCTCCGCCTTCGCCAGCGATTATTCCCGGTTGATGCCACTGCTCAGAGAACAGTTAGCAGGTTCAACAATTATTGGATGTGGCGGAGGGGGAGTTGTGGGCAGCAGTTCCAACCTATCTGCAACCTACGAAGCCGAACAAGAACCGGCACTGAGCTTAACCTTAGCCCATTTACCCGATGTAGAAGTTCGTACCTTTCGCATCTTAGAAGATGAATTGCCAGATTTAGATGGGCCCCCCGACGCTTGGGTTGAATTGCTCGGTATCGCTCCAGAGGCGCAATCTCACTTCATTTTACTCGCCGATCCCTTCACCTCCAGCATTAGCGATTTATTGCAAGGTCTTGATTTCGCCTATCCCAATTCAGCCAAAGTCGGGGGACTTGCCAGTGCGAGTATGGGCAATCGCGGCATGAGTTTATTTTGCAACTACTCCCATTACGAAGAAGGAATTATTGGGGTTGCTCTCAGTGGCAGAATTGAGATGGAAACGATTGTTGCCCAAGGATGCAGACCCATTGGCAATCCCTACCGCGTGGTTCAAGGGGAGCGCAACATTATTACGGAATTGGAAGAAACGCAAGGGGATATGCCCTCTGAGTGTAGTAGCCCTCAGCCGCCCCTACAAGCGCTTCAAACCCTCATCCAAAGCTTGAGTTATGAAGATCGCAAACTCGCCCAACATTCCCTGTTTATTGGCATTGCGCGGGATGAGTTCAAGCAGGAATTAGAACAGGGAGATTTCTTGATTCGCAACCTTTTGGGGGTCGATCCTCGGATTGGCGCGATCGCGCTGGGCGATCGCGTGCGTCCCGGACAGCGGATTCAATTCCATCTGCGCGATGCCCACACCTCCGCAGAAGATTTAGAGTTATGGTTGCAAAAATGTCAAGCTCGCCTGGGAGATTCCGCCGTCGGTGCATTAATGTTTTCCTGTTTGGGACGCGGGGAAAACCTCTACCACAAACCCAATTTTGAATCTCAACTGTTCCAGCAATATTTCAAAAATACGGCTCTCAATGGCTTCTTTTGTAATGGCGAGATTGGGCCTGTGGGAAAGACGACGTTTTTGCACGGATACACTTCTGTTTTTGGTATTTTTCGCCAACCTCAAGATCGCAATTAA
- a CDS encoding DUF4126 domain-containing protein encodes MMETLLAICLGIALSSACGFRIFIPPLVMSVAALQGNLPLAPGFEWIGTYPAFLVFAIAVIVEIVAYYLPVASSFLDEIEIPIAIVMGTIVVASLLGEIDPFLQWTIAALIGGGAAGIIEGINAIDRVASSRRKTAADISLNSTIEVLSATLLSVLALRLPLFTGLLAVSLLAFSFNQLSRFWVVETKK; translated from the coding sequence ATGATGGAGACATTGTTAGCAATTTGTCTGGGTATTGCCTTGAGTTCGGCGTGTGGGTTTCGGATTTTCATCCCCCCTTTAGTGATGAGCGTCGCCGCGTTGCAGGGAAATTTACCCCTCGCTCCTGGTTTTGAGTGGATTGGAACCTACCCGGCTTTTCTCGTTTTCGCGATCGCGGTTATTGTTGAAATCGTGGCATACTATCTTCCCGTCGCCAGTTCCTTCCTAGACGAAATTGAAATTCCTATTGCCATCGTCATGGGGACAATTGTTGTTGCCTCCCTCCTAGGAGAGATAGACCCCTTCTTACAATGGACGATTGCCGCCCTCATTGGGGGAGGAGCCGCAGGGATTATTGAGGGAATTAACGCGATCGATCGCGTCGCCTCATCTCGTCGAAAAACCGCCGCAGATATCTCCCTCAATTCAACCATAGAAGTCCTTAGCGCCACCCTATTGTCAGTCTTAGCCCTAAGACTTCCCCTCTTCACCGGTCTTCTCGCCGTCAGCCTCCTCGCATTCAGCTTCAACCAACTCTCGCGATTCTGGGTCGTTGAAACCAAAAAATAG
- a CDS encoding MerR family transcriptional regulator — translation MNEQTAWKIGDLANKVGLSVRTLRYYDELGLLKPSKRTDVGHRLYLEGDVIRLQQIVSLRQLGFSLEEIKACLEKPDFSPVATIQTHLAKLCEQIKLQQQLVRLLEKISATLQTSESVSIGDFIHVIEVTTMVEELFNQYYTPDQLESLDRRKEMVGDRATAQVQQEWQDLYAKVREAMNDGIDPTDKRVLALAKRSNELLEQFTGGDEGILQSLNAMANAEFSTLQEQFGFPEPELFEYLGQAQAALKKS, via the coding sequence ATGAACGAGCAAACGGCTTGGAAAATCGGCGATTTGGCGAATAAAGTCGGTCTATCTGTGCGAACGCTTCGTTACTACGACGAACTCGGACTGCTCAAACCGTCCAAACGAACAGATGTAGGTCATCGCCTTTATCTCGAAGGAGATGTCATCCGCTTACAACAGATCGTTTCCTTGCGACAGCTTGGCTTTTCCCTTGAAGAGATTAAAGCTTGCTTGGAAAAACCAGATTTTTCGCCTGTTGCAACGATTCAAACTCACCTCGCCAAACTGTGCGAACAAATCAAACTCCAACAGCAACTCGTTCGCCTGCTCGAAAAAATTTCGGCAACCCTACAAACTTCTGAGAGCGTTTCTATTGGCGACTTTATCCATGTAATTGAGGTCACGACAATGGTAGAAGAGTTATTCAATCAATATTACACCCCCGACCAGCTTGAGTCTCTCGATCGGCGTAAAGAAATGGTTGGCGATCGCGCGACTGCCCAAGTACAACAAGAATGGCAAGACTTGTATGCTAAGGTGCGAGAAGCCATGAACGATGGCATCGATCCCACAGACAAACGAGTTTTAGCCCTAGCAAAGCGCTCCAACGAACTCCTCGAACAGTTTACCGGAGGAGACGAGGGTATTTTGCAAAGTCTGAACGCAATGGCAAACGCGGAGTTCTCAACCCTGCAAGAGCAATTTGGCTTCCCCGAACCCGAACTTTTTGAGTATTTGGGTCAGGCGCAAGCAGCGTTGAAGAAGAGTTAA